The sequence tgattctattaatattatattggagttagttcatgcagattgccgaatgaaatattgggtgtggttattagacccccgctttttcaataactaCTAACTACATCATGGTGCCGAGTAAGGGGATACTCGACTCAATCTTATGCTGTCGGGATAAAGCCTTTTACTGATCATTTTTTGCTCGATTTTCTTCATTGTTCGTAACTCTTTTACCTTTTATTTTATGTTCCTTAATTTACCATTTTACAATCTTCAATTTATTTTATCCGACACTTACCGACTTTACTTCACTCGTTTTTCAGTAGTTTACCTTTGTTTTACGTACTGCATAAAAGAGGTTGTTTTGTGAGTTTTATGTTTGAGGAACACATACatgaaaactcatctaaagttctATTGTACGTGGGTGGGTATGGGCTATATGGCACAAGATTACCCACGCGATTCTTTTTTGTGGTTCGCGTGGTATTTGCCCAATTTGGCCCCAAGATAACCTGGCTAAATTCGGGCCTACTGTGATTAATTTGGGCCTACGACTACAAGGCAAAAAAGAATAATTTGAAGTAAAATGGATAACTTcttatccaattattttactAAATGGCAAAACTACCCCTGATTGAATGATGTTTACTCAAGTTAACCCCTGAAATCAACTAccattaattcatcatcaaaaatttgatttttttcttcaaaacttgaaCCAGAATCGTTTGATGTAAGTGCAGTTGTAAAtcgattctgggttgagttttttTAAAGGATGAAGTAAACCCAGAATCGGGTTTTTTGAATACCAAAATAAACCGATTGTCAGAATCGGTGTTTATATGTGCTCACATAATCTGATTAtaccttactttcagaaacaatattcattacatagtttaggaaattagcgcatTACATATATAGGATTCAATATGGGTATTCTAAAATTTGACACGTCAAATGTTCGTCAATGAACCTACGAGCACatcggtacaacgtcgtatattctttgtggtgaatgaacttagttttcccattacgaattctccatagcccatTGAAACGTTCTAGCTGAAATTCAGTGAATTCGTAAATGTTAGTATGCGAACTTCTAACGATGACATAAGTATAAATATTACCGGATTGCTCACcttttccctaagaggagcttgtggatgatgttggtacaccatatttctaaatTTTACATACTATCGCGTTACActttttatgtagttgaatcgaaatgccaagtctctccatttgcggttattCGGATTCCCAGTACGCCCGTAagagaactctttaactctctccCAAAACATTGAttagatttcattcggacgttcacagaacgtattagcaaacgatTTAACAAGACACAAATCTCATACGGTTCCCATTTCACGTCTACTTCCGGATCCCACTGCCTCAAAGAGGTTGTCTTTATATAGATAAAGACTCAAtgactatttttttcaaattcaattcaaacAATCGGAGTTTAGGTATGTCCACATTGTCCGATTTTGTCCTtgcaaaatcataaaaaatgtgCCTCCCAATAATCGGATTTTAATAttgcacatgtaatccgattcttggcaaaaaaaagttacagaagaAATGCCACTTTTCCttacaagaatcggattacatgtgatgccaacataaaccgattatgaagGTTTTCAAAATCTGCCTCTCAATAATCGGTTTTTAATGTGTCActtgtaatccgattcttggcaAAAAAAGATACATGAACATTGCCACTTTTTTCCTCACTAGAATCGGATAACATGGGATGCCCAGATAAACCGATTGTCAAACTctggatttttttgttttgtcagAATCGGACTTTAAAAGTatccttataaaccgattctgcaAACTTAAAAACCAGGTGAACTAAATTTtcagaatcggtctatgtggtgCAACTTCAAAACCCGATTGTGAAATTGTACCCCTGGAGAATTGTCAGAATCGGATTTTATACAAGTAAATGTAAACCGATTATGGCAGAAAAAACTTCCAGAATCATGTATTTTTTGCACACACACATTGTAGTCGGTTCTTTTGTCGCGTCTTAGACAAACacaaatttttttcaaaagaaaccagattcagtcattcataaactaggaatataaccaaacataattcgacaataagtttaagacataagttttgacaccataattatccatagttaaagGCATAAGTTTGAAACCATTCATTCAtcaacatccccaccacgactacgtccacgaccacgaccacctcGTCCTCGTTTAGCAGTTGGGGCGCTGCTTGATGCACCTTCAGAATACTTTTTTGAGGCGACtatcttcctctttttctttggcTCCTCCTCCTCCATCGGTTCCCCAAACTTTTCACCCgcttctacatcttcgagactgttcaattcatcaatcagATTTTCACTGGCCTTGACATTTTTCCCTCCCCTGATATCTAGTTGTGCTTGGGATATCAAGTGCCCGATTCGTCTTCTCTGTTTCCATCttaaacaacaaacattaaaCAAATAATGCAATAATAATTAACAAAACCATAATTGAGAAATAATACACAGTAAGAATTCGAGAGCTATATCTTTGTCCTCTATCCggggcctctcatctactcgtatcactcgagtatgcgaaatATTAAGGTACCACGACATGTATCCCGAAATTGCCTCATCATCATTTTTCAATCGACCATCCATACCATATCAGTTGAACCTTCTGTTATCCCAATATTTACATGATGGTAAAGGACCGTGAACAATATCAATATCATTATCAAATGATTTGGTTTTCTTCGCATCGATTTGAAACTTCTTGTGCTCTGCTGGGATTTTTTGTATGTATccgcattgtcttgcgactctcgtcgggttgtacattacatatcctcttgggtgaaacaaaggcccaaAATAATGAGCTTGCTCTTCGCGCCTAACCATCTTTCCTTTCCCTTTGGCCAAACCCTCCTTGTAAGGGTCAAAGACAATATCTTTTGTCGTCAAGTTTTCCAACTGGCGTCTCAACTTCAGATAAACTGCATCTTGGTCCTTTTCCTTACTCCTGCAGATGTACATGTCTCCATAACAGTTATCGTCCAATTCCTTGTTCTCAAAATCCCTTGcagcaaatattgggaagtgcaaatatatccacgcctgcagaaaagccatattccctTCGATTTGGTTCCTGTCAGCCCTGGAAGCCTTTATTAACTCgttcaacgagtgtgcaaggatggcagtGCTCCAAGAGTATGTGTGGATCTTGTCAAATGGTTGTAACAACTGAATAAAGTTGGCGTTCATACGGGCACCAAAAACATCGGGAAAGATAACAGATCCCAGGACGTAGAGGACATATGCATTGGTCGTGGCGAAGATACGTTCCTCGATCACCTATTTTCCCTCAGCACGAAGTTTCTTTGTTCCACTGAAGAGTTCCCTCAACTCCGAGAGATGGAATATCCCATGCTTATATTTGCCTACTAGCATCTGTGACTTGGTCatctcctcatcccattggaacacttcCTTGGTGAACGCATAAATCTTGTCCCACTCAAGCTCTTGCGCGTACTCTTTGTGTTTCACGGCTTTACCATCTATGCTTAGCCCGgtaatgaacttcgcatcatctggagttatcgtcatttctccaaacggaagatgcaaagtatctgtttccccgtagtatctctcggcaaaggcggaacaaagaggtTTGTCGTAACCAATATCCAAATTCTCGACCACAGGCAACAACCCCGTATATTTGACTAGGTCGATTACTTCATCAACTTCTCCAACAGTTGATTCCATTCCTTGCATTGACCAATTCTTCATCATACTCACTGACGTTCCTGGCTTCATACGACGAACGACATCCctgtgatcctataaaacaaaacaaatccgaTGGACAATCATCAGAACACTACACGTATAATAAGTTTTATATTATATAACATAAGTTTTAGGTAGTTACTATGGTATGGCAGACGACTGCGGCCCAACTCTCTTTGTACCCCCATAACACCTGTCCTCCATCACCGGATAACCCGTAAACGGGATCACTAGGGCCGCGAGGAAACATCTTTGCCGGGTCAGGCATGTggtcccttttcttcttctttggactaTCTTTCTTACCTTGTTCTTGAGCGTCCTCCTTGGACTTGTTTTTGAACTTCTCCTCCTTGGAATTGTTCTTGCACTTGTTCTAGAACTTCTCCTATCTCTGTATcaccttcatcctcactttcttctccatcaccttcatcctcactttcttctCAATCATCCCcatcctcactttcttcttcatcaccttccacactttcttcttcatcatcttccttgccaccagtttcttcttcatcaccttccttgccaccagTTTCTTATtcaccaccttccttgccaccagTTTCTTCTTAATTGATCTCCTCCTCGCCactttcatcttcaacaacttctctATCACCATCTCCTTCTTCAGTAGGTGTACCACAATCAGATTCTTTTTTGTGCTGGttgctccgcttgaggtggtgggtcattggTGGCTTTACTCCCCGAGCCCCTTCGGTGGGAAACATTTAAATTTTGACCACCCTCTCGACGAGGTCTCAAACTCTGAGGAGAATCCAAATCATTTttcctcttatatttcttttcggccTGACGTTGTTGCTTTCCCTTGTTTGGCCTGTAAAATACGGAGATAAGCAACAAACAACAATGGAATTCAATGCATATTTTTGAATTCAAGgtatacaatcggtttactcgatatacatataaagacCGATTCCTAACATAATATAtctacaatcggtttatataagtgttaatgtaatccgattctaacaagaaAAAGTTACAGAAACATTTGGCATTCTTTcttacaacaatcggtttactcgatactgTTATAAAACCCGATTGTAACATTACAATCAACAATCAGAGTTTATATATGCAAATGAAATCCAATTATGGCTAAGCAGTGCTACACAATCGGGCTATGTGGACACATATGTAATCCAATTCTAACGAAATTTTTTACAGAAAAACGGTTATCCCTACAGTTATACAATCGGGCAATGTGGGTATTAACATTGAACGGTtatggttcaaatttctcgaatcAGAAAACAGATGCAGGGTAATCGatctttgtgggcatgaacaacAACCGATTCCTAATACAATCGGTTCACAAGTACATTAACATCGTTCGATTCTGGTAAACCcagaaatttttgatttcaaaatttatattttttgagcgattgcatgttactaaaacctagtttagaggattgggttgatagaaaagtacctgattcgacccatttcctcCTCTTGCTGTGCGGTTAAAGATGGTTCGTCTCGAGCAACCCATTTTCTTCTTCGGTTTGTTTCCAATCGCTTGAACAATTCCGGGATTACTCTCACTAGGATAAGTAATTCCGGTGGCTTGTTTGTATCTTGTTCGTTTcgacattttatagaagaaaaaacgattaatcgtttttggatcgtcgataatcgacgatgttttggtttcaaaaaaatgaaaaaaagggagaagaagaagagaagaattagTTTACGAGGGGATGGAAGTGAAAACCTGattttgtttttaagttttattattattttttggggATAAATTGGTAGTTTCAGCAAATTTCGACACCCCTTCATTTCCTATTAGATAAATGAAGTAATTTATAGGCCCAAATTAATCACCGGACGACTAGGTCCTAATTTAGCCAGGCAAGATAATCCTCCAATCTTCAGGAATGATATGACCCATAATATTTGATGGGTTTATCTGAAAGGAAAACCTGTGCTCCCCATGACGTCCCCAGTCTGCCGTGTCCACCATCTCCCATGTCCCATCTTCACTACTAACTAACACAAATCTCAAGGTTGGATCAGAATAACCAGCCAAGTAAGTCTCTATCTTTAGAAGATTTATACTTTTCCAAGTCTTCAAGAATCGAGTCAGTAGTAGTTGCGACTTGCAGTTACAGATACGTGAAGTCCATAACCATAAGAAAAGAATGTCTTATGAGTCCATGACGCAATAACAGCAGTGAATATTCAGAGCATGAGAGCAACGAATGGTAACAAGACAAACAGGGGATGGGCATTGAATGATAAGATTTCATGGTCCATTCTGATCATCTATCATTTTTTGTAAATAACTAATTTTAGGGGTTTTTCTATTTATGGCTTCACCTTCTTTAATTCATCATCATACTCCTTATAATTCTTGTTATTATAAAAATTCACCCAAATTTCATCTCAGATATGGGACTACTTCTTCAACCTCACCCTctacttcgtcttcttcctcctcgtattctaattcttcaccttcttcatcttcttctaaacaaAGCTCCAACTTCTCAGGTAATCTCCTTgtcctttattttatttgtaattttttttttgtatcacaTTTAACATTTAATGATGTTATAATGAATCAATTTGTGTCTGATCTGTTGAACATCATTAAAAtttatggttttgtgggtaccTATATGActtttgaaattttgttgttgttgttgttgttgttttgagtGCCATTTGATTATACACGCAGTGCTCAACAATTTCAATTTAGTAGAACCCATGTTCTTATTTTTGGTGGAGGAACATGATTTATATGGGATGGTATTCCTTGATATCCAATGGGGTTTGGTGAAGGTACCCATTTTCCAAATCAGTACGATTTCGTTATCCCGAAAACTGACGAATAGTGTGTAATCTTATCGGTGTAGGAGCAGTAACAATGGTATTCGGTTAAGCACTTgcattttctgtttctgtttctgTTTGCATTCTTTTAACAAATTTTGAGGATATAACTGGTATCTGTGTCATCAACTTTAATGTCTAAAAGTAACAAATTCTCTATTGCAGGCTTAAACACCTCTTCCAAAAATTTGAGTTCCAGCTTTCAAGCAATGGGTGCTCAAGGAAATGTTGCATCAGCCAAGGGCATTAATAAACTCAACGATGGACCCGATCATCTTCTTGTCCTTGTCCATGGCATCTTGGCGAGGTAGAAGTTGATAAATAACCTCCAAATTCTATCCCCCTGTTTAAGTTCACACTAAATTGCTttactttttctttattttttctggATTACTCACTCTCTGGTTTGATAAGTTCCTTCTGTTAATTTGGGTACTTGTCAAACATCTAGAAAAGTAGAAGTAGAAGGGTTAATTCTCCAATCAAATCGAAAAATATGCATAGGTTTGTATCCATTTGGTGGTATATGCCCTGTCCCTAACTCTATCGTGTTACGCGATGCTCTTATTTCAGAATTTCATGCATGGGCTATGTTTGTAGATCTGCAACGAGATTTCCCTTTTCAACTTGATTGATTTGTTCTATCTTTATGGTTGTCAAACAAATATTTGGATAGCAGTTTTTCTTGCAATTATGAATTACTTCTCACTAATCACCATCGCATATAAATGTCGCGCTATACCTACCTGTTGATGACCATTGTCATTACTCATATCTGTTCTATTTATATTTTTCTGTGGTTGAAAATTACTGATCTGCAAGCCATACAGCCCTAGTGACTGGGCGTATGTTGAAGCAGAGTTGAAAAAGAGACTGGGAAGAAGCTTCTTGATTTACGGTATGGCTACGTGAAATTTTGCAGTAAAGTTATGAAAGAAACCTCCATGTTTAATGTTCTTTCTTTCCCCCAAGAAATCTCTACTCCCACCTTTTAAGTGCATATATTTTTTTGCCAATGTAGTATATGAATATGAAGCTTAGTAGAATGTGCTAGCTCACTGCTAAAGCTTAAATTTGTACCTATCTAATGCAAAGACTTGAAATTGTGTCACTTGGTACAGCAAGTTCATCCAATACATTCACCAAAACTTTCAATGGGATTGATGGAGCTGGGAAACGATTAGCTGATGAAGTAAGTGTTTTAATGCTGGTATCAAGTACTCTTATCACTGGATGAGAGGTTTTGTCTTTAGTTAGATAACACCTTGAGTTTGATATATAAGTTTGACATTCTGATTTTGTTATTGCATGATTTACTTCATTCCAGGTGAAGCAAGTCGTCCGCAAGACGGAGAGCTTGAAAAAAATCTCTTTCTTGGCCCATTCTCTTGGTGGCTTGTTTGCACGTTATGCGATTGCGGTTTTGTATGCTTCGTATGCAAATGGTAATGGCGTGTCTGATGAAATTACCAGGTTTCCCAGAGGTAGTAATTTAGAGAATGCGACATCATCTTTATGCCGTGGTACAATTGCTGGATTGGAGCCAATCAACTTCATTACCTTGGCAACCCCACATCTAGGAGTGAGAGGGAGAAAGCAGGTTCGTTATGATTGAGGGTATAGACACAACACTTCCATTTTTACAATCAAATATGATCTTTACTGCATTCAGTCCATTAAGAATCCCTTTCATAGGAGCATGTGTTGTTCGTCATCACCGCTACCTACAGCTCATTCAAGATAATGTGGGACCCACATACTGAACCCCGTTTTATCATCTTCAAAAGGCATTATTATGTTTATACTGATGATTACTAACAAGAATTATTGTGTTTATCATCGATGAATTGCCATTCTAAAAGATACTGTTTTGTTGGTTTGTTGTACTT comes from Papaver somniferum cultivar HN1 chromosome 7, ASM357369v1, whole genome shotgun sequence and encodes:
- the LOC113297023 gene encoding uncharacterized protein LOC113297023 isoform X1, which translates into the protein MASPSLIHHHTPYNSCYYKNSPKFHLRYGTTSSTSPSTSSSSSSYSNSSPSSSSSKQSSNFSGLNTSSKNLSSSFQAMGAQGNVASAKGINKLNDGPDHLLVLVHGILASPSDWAYVEAELKKRLGRSFLIYASSSNTFTKTFNGIDGAGKRLADEVKQVVRKTESLKKISFLAHSLGGLFARYAIAVLYASYANGNGVSDEITRFPRGSNLENATSSLCRGTIAGLEPINFITLATPHLGVRGRKQLPFLLGVSFLEKLAAPIAPILAGRTGRQLFLLDEKPSRPPLLLRMASDCEDGQFISSLGAFRCRIVYANITYDHMVGWRTSSIRREAELVKHPPKRSLDGYKHVVDVDYCPPVSSEGPNFPPEAAKAKEAVLNTSSAQKAVEYHDIMEDEMIRGLQRLGWKKVDVSFHSTFWPFLAHNNIHVKSEWIYNAGAGVVAHVADSLKQQESSSSSSFISPSL